One stretch of Prunus persica cultivar Lovell chromosome G1, Prunus_persica_NCBIv2, whole genome shotgun sequence DNA includes these proteins:
- the LOC18791047 gene encoding cytochrome P450 CYP749A22, with product MTSLGGLIIILSSFLCLLLVLAFIKILHKLWWTPIRIQKLMALQGIKGPSYRFIHGNTKEISNMKKEVMDRPQILSHDILSVVQPHIHSWTKKYGKNYLQWHGSQAQLVITEPELCKQILNNKGSAYPKREPPNLVKKLVGDGLVATTKAEKWAKLRKLATHAFHGDGLKSMIPEMVASAETMLERWTFYEGKEIEVYEEFRLFTSEVISRTAFGSSYVEGQNIFEMLMKLGFLIANNFLKVRVPGISKFFKTSDEIESDKLEKGIHASIIEMAKKREKKTMAGEMDSFGSDFLGLLLKANNEANENQGISVDELIDECKTFYFAGQETTNTLLSWTVFLLALHTDWQEEARKEVLQLFGKQTPNLDGIGKLKTMSMIINEALRLYPPVVSVIRKVEREVRLGKLIVPSNLELIVSIVSLHHDPQIWGQDVQLFKPERFSEGVAKATNNHVGAFIPFGLGPRTCVGLNFGTTEAKIALSMILQRYAFTLSPGYVHLPLRYLTVRPQHGVQVMLQSL from the exons atgacTAGTTTGGGAGGCCTAATAATCATTCTTTCAAGCTTTCTGTGTCTGCTCCTTGTCTTAGCTTTCATCAAGATCCTTCACAAACTATGGTGGACTCCAATTCGCATACAGAAGCTGATGGCTTTGCAGGGGATCAAAGGCCCTTCTTACAGATTCATCCATGGAAACACCAAAGAAATCTCCAACATGAAAAAGGAAGTCATGGACAGGCCCCAAATTTTATCACACGACATACTTTCTGTAGTTCAACCTCACATTCACTCGTGGACCAAGAAATATG GTAAGAATTATCTTCAATGGCATGGTTCTCAGGCTCAGTTGGTCATTACAGAACCTGAGTTGTGCAAACAGATACTGAATAACAAAGGCAGTGCTTATCCGAAAAGAGAGCCCCCAAACCTTGTGAAGAAGCTAGTGGGAGATGGCCTTGTGGCAACAACTAAAGCTGAAAAATGGGCAAAATTGCGAAAGCTGGCCACCCATGCTTTCCATGGAGACGGTTTAAAA AGTATGATTCCAGAAATGGTAGCTAGTGCCGAGACGATGCTAGAAAGGTGGACATTTTATGAAGGAAAAGAGATTGAGGTTTACGAAGAGTTTAGATTGTTCACATCGGAAGTGATTTCCAGAACAGCATTTGGCAGCAGCTATGTAGAAGGACAGAACATATTTGAGATGTTGATGAAGTTAGGCTTCCTAATAGCAAACAATTTTCTCAAAGTCAGGGTTCCTGGAATCAG TAAGTTTTTCAAAACCAGTGATGAGATTGAATCGGACAAACTTGAGAAAGGAATTCATGCCTCCATAATAGAGATGgctaagaaaagagaaaagaagacaaTGGCTGGAGAAATGGACAGCTTTGGAAGTGATTTTCTTGGATTACTTTTGAAGGCTAATAATGAAGCCAATGAGAACCAGGGGATTTCGGTGGATGAGTTAATTGATGAGTGCAAGACGTTTTACTTTGCCGGACAAGAAACCACTAATACATTGCTTTCTTGGACTGTCTTTCTCCTGGCACTCCATACAGATTGGCAAGAGGAAGCAAGAAAGGAGGTGCTACAATTATTTGGCAAACAAACTCCAAATCTTGATGGCATTGGCAAACTGAAAACA ATGAGTATGATCATCAATGAGGCTCTAAGGTTATATCCCCCTGTTGTTTCGGTTATAAGGAAAGTCGAAAGGGAAGTTAGACTAGGAAAGCTGATTGTTCCTAGTAATCTTGAATTGATTGTCTCAATAGTTTCACTTCACCATGATCCTCAAATCTGGGGACAAGATGTGCAACTTTTCAAACCAGAGAGATTCTCAGAAGGGGTTGCCAAAGCAACCAACAATCATGTAGGTGCATTCATACCCTTTGGACTGGGACCTCGAACTTGTGTGGGCTTGAACTTTGGGACCACTGAAGCGAAGATTGCTTTGTCAATGATTCTACAACGCTACGCCTTCACCCTTTCCCCGGGTTATGTCCACTTGCCCTTACGTTATCTTACAGTCCGGCCACAACATGGAGTGCAGGTAATGCTGCAGTCACTTTGA